The Musa acuminata AAA Group cultivar baxijiao chromosome BXJ2-2, Cavendish_Baxijiao_AAA, whole genome shotgun sequence genome has a segment encoding these proteins:
- the LOC103975306 gene encoding uncharacterized protein LOC103975306, whose product MSIRSVFNLHLLVKSSAMDRNPSLSLRAEPPASERRGRAPLYHAALHSVQKPPGKPWKKPDQAPPPQPRVYRVDPRGFRQLVQRLTGVARSTPQPLRETAPPPPPLKLAAPALTVQSLFADGENVGTDAVSSVQSPTGFLGLLSPSFYSSLCSFPLLSPAGPIESMGHI is encoded by the coding sequence ATGTCTATAAGATCGGTGTTCAACCTTCACCTCCTCGTCAAGTCTTCTGCAATGGATCGCAACCCTTCTCTCTCCCTGCGCGCAGAACCGCCGGCCTCAGAGAGGCGAGGGAGGGCGCCGCTGTACCACGCGGCGCTCCACTCGGTGCAGAAGCCGCCGGGGAAGCCCTGGAAGAAGCCCGACCAAGCACCACCACCGCAGCCCAGGGTGTACCGGGTGGATCCCCGGGGCTTCCGGCAGCTGGTGCAGCGGCTGACGGGCGTAGCCCGATCGACGCCGCAACCACTGAGGGAAACCGCCCCTCCGCCGCCTCCGCTTAAATTGGCCGCCCCAGCGTTGACGGTGCAATCGCTATTTGCTGACGGTGAAAACGTTGGCACGGACGCGGTTTCCAGCGTCCAATCTCCTACAGGATTTCTGGGGCTGCTGTCTCCTTCCTTCTACTCGAGTTTGTGTTCGTTCCCACTTCTGAGTCCTGCAGGTCCAATCGAGAGTATGGGGCATATATAG
- the LOC135583989 gene encoding uncharacterized protein LOC135583989, producing the protein MSWWARSLVNSLRGGDDEDDESEEFEEEKAAARNEKSRVGSPSIAQEQGQIEEEEDEEEGETPTRGVKDDLSELTETLTRQFWGVASFLAPAPPGPDHGDRALAGQPGAVDLPPAAADSPRIAGIRSDFAEIGGKFKSGISQVLSQSKAVTEISKFASSLLPFGSDEEELDEDEENDGVGVDAVGVNEQVLAFARNIANHPETWLDFPLPHYEDDCDDFEMSDAQLKHASMVELHAPEFAVLKTELCPSQMSEGYFWKIYFVLLHSRLNRRDAELLSTPQIVEARARLLQDMHSQTKPISERLWIEASRSKDDGTTIPIEENVMGPLDAVNVTSAPATLPCEEPASDSMKDIEIPSDTMEEVETEKHPVQTTEVKVVDKAVVEEGPASKNISSLTSKDATPMKYEDGDGWLEDDSGETSSARGVAIPLGQEEDVSFSDLEDVDDDQGPTRSSKTVSVDSQTTDSTGLVRPNKVSGGSVKGNNSTSPKSEEYNNWMDIEDFDVE; encoded by the exons ATGTCATGGTGGGCGCGGTCCCTGGTGAACTCCCTGCGGGGCGGCGACGACGAAGACGACGAATCGGAGGAATTCGAGGAGGAAAAAGCAGCAGCGAGGAATGAGAAATCCCGCGTCGGATCCCCATCAATAGCGCAAGAACAAGggcaaatagaagaagaagaagacgaagaggaggGGGAAACGCCGACGCGGGGCGTTAAAGATGACCTCTCCGAGCTCACTGAGACCCTCACCCGCCAGTTCTGGGGCGTCGCCTCCTTCCTCGCCCCCGCCCCTCCCGGGCCCGACCACGGCGATCGGGCGCTCGCCGGGCAGCCCGGTGCGGTTGACCTCCCGCCGGCGGCTGCGGATTCGCCGAGGATCGCAGGAATCCGCAGCGATTTTGCGGAGATCGGCGGGAAGTTTAAGAGTGGGATCTCGCAGGTGCTGTCACAATCCAAGGCCGTGACGGAGAtttctaagttcgcgtcttcccTTTTGCCGTTTGGATCGGACGAAGAGGAGTTGGATGAGGATGAGGAGAATGATGGGGTTGGAGTTGATGCTGTTGGTGTTAATGAGCAAGTTTTGGCTTTTGCAAGGAATATTGCCAATCATCCGGAGACTTGGCTGGATTTCCCTTTGCCCCATTATGAAGATGACTGTGATG ATTTTGAAATGTCAGATGCCCAGCTAAAACATGCCTCGATGGTTGAACTTCATGCACCCGAATTTGCAGTTCTGAAGACTGAACTTTGCCCTAGTCAAATGAGTGAAGGGTATTTCTGGAAGATCTATTTTGTGCTTCTGCATTCTAGACTCAATAGGCGTGATGCTGAACTCCTGTCTACGCCTCAG ATTGTTGAAGCTAGAGCCAGGCTTCTACAAGATATGCACAGCCAGACAAAACCGATATCTGAGAGGCTATGGATAGAAGCATCTCGTAGTAAAGATGATGGAACAACGATTCCTATTGAAGAGAATGTCATGGGACCTCTGGATGCTGTTAATGTCACTTCCGCACCCGCAACACTTCCATGTGAAGAACCAGCTTCTGATTCTATGAAAGACATTGAGATACCCTCTGATACCATGGAAGAAGTCGAGACTGAAAAGCATCCTGTCCAAACTACCGAGGTAAAAGTTGTTGACAAAGCGGTTGTAGAAGAAGGGCCAGCAAGTAAGAATATATCCAGCTTGACATCTAAAGACGCCACTCCGATGAAGTACGAGGACGGTGACGGGTGGTTGGAGGATGACAGTGGTGAAACTAGTAGCGCAAGGGGTGTGGCTATTCCTTTAGGGCAAGAAGAGGATGTATCCTTCAGTGATCTGGAGGATGTCGATGATGATCAAGGTCCAACTCGAAGCTCAAAAACAGTTTCAGTGGATTCTCAAACAACAGATTCTACAGGCTTGGTTCGGCCAAACAAAGTTTCTGGGGGTTCAGTAAAAGGTAACAACTCCACCAGCCCAAAGTCGGAGGAATATAACAATTGGATGGACATTGAAGATTTTGATGTGGAATGA
- the LOC103976220 gene encoding basic leucine zipper 4 has product MLLPVDDHFPPLDLSWLDPEPTACPSLSPVEQRRLRRKISNRESARRCRMRKQRHLGELRAESSRLRDENRELASRVRTLAQQTLLLRRANGRLLAESSALRLRLTELRRLVLLRQLLTHGGFGCLGYEQELASLIA; this is encoded by the coding sequence ATGCTGCTGCCCGTCGACGACCACTTCCCCCCCCTCGACCTCTCCTGGCTCGACCCCGAGCCGACCGCCTGCCCCTCCCTGTCCCCGGTCGAGCAGCGGAGGCTACGCCGGAAGATCTCCAACCGCGAGTCCGCCCGCCGGTGCCGGATGCGAAAACAGCGCCACCTCGGGGAGCTCCGTGCTGAGTCCTCCCGGCTCCGCGACGAGAACCGGGAGCTGGCGAGCCGGGTTCGCACCCTGGCTCAACAAACCCTGCTCCTCCGCCGGGCGAACGGCCGGCTTCTCGCCGAGTCCTCCGCCCTCCGCTTGAGGCTCACCGAACTCCGCCGGCTGGTCCTCCTCCGGCAACTGTTGACTCACGGCGGCTTTGGTTGTTTGGGATACGAGCAGGAGTTAGCGTCGCTGATCGCGTGA
- the LOC135606011 gene encoding cytochrome c biogenesis protein CCS1, chloroplastic-like: protein MSSLLLNPNRAFSPLSRQVLTASFSSLCSISNARILLGSRPTAQRVVGFKPRASRDSFDAEALPESNTKKKSRNNNKKIILFGSTPPPLSEERGGSAGNSSGKPAAEGSSWVFLQRAFKRVLAVLSNLPLAIGEMFTIAALMALGTVIDQGEAPDYYFQKYPEENPVFGFVTWRWVLALGFDHMFTSPVFLGMLILLAASLMACTYTTQIPLVKVARRWSFIHSAETIRKQDFADSLPQASIQDLGIILMGAGYEIFLKGPSLYAFKGMAGRFAPIGVHLAMLLIMAGGTLSAAGSFRGSVTVPQGLNFVVGDVMNPNGVLSFPSQEFDTEVHVNRFYMDYYDSGEVSQFYTDISLYSLDGKELMRKTIRVNDPLRYGGITIYQTDWGFSALQITKNGEGPFNLAMAPLQLNGDKKLFGTFLPTGDADSPNVKGISMLARDLQSIVLYDQEGKFAGVRRPSSKLPIDIDGTRIVIEDAIGSSGLDLKTDPGVPLVYAGFGALMLTTCISYFSHSQIWALQDGTTVIVGGKTNRAMLEFRDEVNRLLDEVPELVTIDKNFNG from the exons ATGTCTTCTCTTCTTCTAAACCCCAACAGAGCCTTCTCTCCACTCTCCCGACAAGTCCTCACAGCATCTTTCTCTTCTCTCTGCTCCATCTCCAATGCTCGAATTCTGCTTGGCAGCCGTCCTACCGCCCAGAGAGTAGTTGGGTTTAAGCCGCGAGCCTCGCGAGATAGCTTTGACGCAGAAGCACTGCCGGAGAGCAACACCAAGAAGAAGAGCAGGAACAATAACAAAAAGATCATTCTCTTCGGTTCTACACCGCCGCCGTTGTCGGAGGAGAGAGGAGGCAGCGCCGGAAACTCGAGCGGGAAGCCGGCCGCCGAAGGTTCCTCGTGGGTTTTCTTGCAGAGGGCGTTCAAGAGAGTGTTGGCCGTTCTGTCGAACCTCCCGTTGGCGATCGGGGAGATGTTCACCATCGCGGCATTGATGGCTTTGG GCACGGTTATAGATCAGGGAGAGGCTCCAGATTACTACTTCCAGAAATATCCAGAAGAAAATCCTGTGTTTGGGTTTGTAACTTGGCGATGGGTACTTGCTCTTGGTTTTGATCACATGTTCACCTCTCCAGTTTTTTTGGGCATGTTGATCCTGCTTGCAGCTTCACTAATGGCCTGTACATACACAACTCAGATCCCTTTGGTTAAAGTTGCTAGAAG ATGGTCTTTTATACACTCTGCAGAGACTATTCGCAAGCAGGATTTTGCAGACTCCCTTCCACAAGCATCCATTCAGGATTTGGGCATTATTTTGATGGGTGCAGGTTATGAG ATCTTCCTAAAAGGGCCATCTTTGTATGCTTTCAAGGGAATGGCTGGCCGATTTGCTCCCATTGGTGTGCATTTAGCTATGCTTCTGATCATGGCAGGAGGTACGCTTAGTGCTGCTGGAAGCTTTCGAGGATCCGTAACAGTACCCCAAGGCCTGAATTTTGTTGTGGGTGATGTGATGAATCCTAATGGTGTTCTTTCTTTTCCTAGTCAAGAATTTGATACTGAAGTTCATGTTAACAGATTCTACATGGATTACTATGACAGTGGAGAG GTATCACAATTTTATACTGATATTTCACTGTACAGTCTCGATGGGAAAGAACTAATGAGAAAAACAATCAGGGTGAATGATCCATTAAGATATGGAGGAATTACAATTTACCAGACTGACTGGGGTTTCTCAGCGCTTCAAATTACTAAGAATGGTGAAGGTCCTTTTAATCTAGCAATGGCTCCTTTACAGTTGAATGGTGACAAGAAGCTTTTTGGAACATTCTTACCAACTGGAGATGCTGATTCACCAAATGTTAAGGGAAT ATCAATGCTGGCTCGTGACCTACAGTCCATTGTCTTGTATGATCAAGAGGGAAAATTTGCTGGAGTTCGCCGACCTAGCTCAAAACTTCCAATTGACATCGACGGTACAAGGATCGTTATCGAAGATGCTATTGGTAGCAGTGGCCTTGATTTGAAG ACTGATCCAGGGGTGCCCCTTGTGTATGCTGGATTTGGTGCTCTGATGCTGACAACCTGCATCAGCTACTTCTCTCATTCACAG ATATGGGCACTGCAAGATGGAACAACAGTCATCGTCGGAGGGAAGACCAACCGGGCAATGCTCGAGTTTCGTGATGAGGTGAACCGATTACTAGATGAAGTACCAGAACTTGTTACCATTGACAAGAACTTCAATGGATAA